The window TCTCCGGGCCCCACAACGCCTCGACCAGCACCTGGGCCCGCGTCGTGCCCACCATGAAGGCGACCTGGCAGGTGGTCTTGGTGTCGAACTCGTTCTCGGTGGGCACGCCGTCGATCAGGCGGTAGTGCTTGTCGTCGGGCTTGATGGACAGGACGCTGTCGTAGTCGGCCAGGACGATCAGCCTGGTGTCCTTCTTCTCCCCGAATACGCAGGCCGGGTAGTGGACCCACTTCTTGAGCACCCCGTCGGCGGGCTTCAGGCCCACGATCGCCAGCGTGTCCTCGGTGACCAGGGAGCAGAGGTCCTTGTCGTTGAGGCCCTTGGGCGCGGCAGGGGCCTCGGTCGGCTGGTTCCCGCCTGCGGAGGACAACGGGTCGCCCGCGCTGTCGCAGCCCGCCAGCAGGCAGGCGGCGGACACGACGGCGAGCGCGAGCGATGAGACGTTCATGGCGGCAAACGTACAGACCCGAGGGCCGCCTCGCGTCGCGGTCGGCCCATTTGGTCGCGACCAACAGGGTCGCCCTAGAGCGACCCGGGGACGTCGTGGCGGGATTTCACGCCGAGTTTCCGCAGCACCCCGGCGACGTGCTGTTCGACGGTGCGGCGGGACAGGAAGAGGATGTCGGCGATCTCCTGGTTCGACCGGTGCTGAACCAGGAGCGCGGCGACGTCCTGCTCGCGCGGGGACAACGCGCCGGGGCCGTTGCGGCGCCAGCGCCGGGTGTGCGCGGCGAGCCGTGGTCGCGCAGCAGCAGCCTGCAGCGGTTGGCGTCCCGGGTGGCGCCGAGGGTCTCGTAGGCGCCGACGAGGGCGATCAGCGCGCTGACGGCTTCGGCGTCGCCCAGCTTCAGCCGGATTCGGACCGCGTTCTCGCCGTGGGCGGTGGCCGCGTAGGTGGCACCGGTTCGGGCGGCGTGGTGGCGGGCGCGCTCGAAATGCCACAGCGCCCGCTCGTCGGCCTCCTCGGCGGCGGCCACCGCCCCCATCGCGGCGTGTGCGGCCGCGACCACCGCGGGCGCGCCCGGTCCGGTGGCCACCGCGGTGAGTTCCTCGGCCAGCGCGCGGGCGTCGGCGTGTCTGCCCGCGCGCAGCCAGGCCAGGGCGACGGCCGGGACCACCTCGCCGGACCACGTCCAGATTCCCTTGTCGCGGAACAACTCCATCGCCCGGTCGGCCTCCACGTCGGCGGCGGCGACCTCGTCGCGGTCGAGCAGCATGCGGATCACCCCGGCGCTCGCGGCGAGGACGACCGGGCAGATCCCGTCCTCCGGAACGTCCAGCCCGGTGCGGGCGAACCAGTGCTCCGCGGCCTGCCGGTCACCGGTCGCCGAGGCCAGCACGGCCAGCACCAGCGCGGCCTCGGCGCTGTTGGGCAGTGCGTCCGGATCGGCCGACAGGTGCGCCTCGGCCCGCTCGGCCAGCCCTGCCCACTGCCCGGTGTGCAGGTCCAACCGCAGTCCCAGACCCGCTCCGAGGGAGTCGTCGGAGAGCCGCCGCGCGGTCCGCAGGTGGGCGCGGGCCCGTGCGGCCTGGCCGGTCCAGGAATACCCGTGGGCGACGGTGAGGTGCGCGCGGGCCAAGTCGAGCCGGTCCTCGGGGGCGCGGACGCCCTCCGGCGGCCGCCGGACCGACTCCGGAACGGGCCCGTTCCCCGCGCACACCCGGCTCGCGGTGATCGACGCCAGCAGTGCGGGCCGGTCGCCCGCGAGCGTCCGCACCCCGCGGTCGGCCCACTCCCGGTGTTCGGCCAGGGACCGCGCCCCGAGCGCCGGGTCGGCCAGCACCGCCATCGCCCGCGCCGCCCGGTCCGGGCGGTCTTCCAGCTCACCGACGGCGAGCGCGAGTTCGGTCCGCCCGGCCTCGACCCCCTCGCGCCGCCGCACCAGCACCAGCCCCAAAGCCAGGCGCGCCTCGCCGTGGGCCGCCGTGCTCAGCACCGGGTCACGGACCAGTTGGTCCAGCCGCGCGGCGTCCCCGTGCCCCGGGTGCGCCGCCACTAGCCGGGCATAGCGGGTGGCGACGCGCTCGCGGAGGTCCGGGGGCAGCGCGGGTTCGTCGAGGACAGCGCCGAGCGCGGTGGCGGCTCCGTCCCCATCGGCGAGTTCGGCGTAGGTGACCCAGTCGGCGAACCGTCCGGCGAGGCGGGCGTGCTCGGCGAGGCGGGCGGGGGAGGCGACCGGGTCGTCGCGCAAGGCGCTCAGCGCTCGGGTGTGGGCGCGGCGCGCGTCCGGCCCGGCGAGCCCGTCGCGCACGCACCGGCGCACCGCCGCGGGCTCGACCCGGTACCGGTCGGTGCCGGATTCGCTCAGCAGCCCGGCGGCCACCGCTTCGGCCACCGCGGCCGCGGCTTCGCCGGACGTGGTCGCGGCGACCCGGGCGAGCACCGCGCACGGTGCCGCGTCGCCCACCACCGCCGACGCCACCACCACCGCGCGGGCGGTCGGGGACAGCGCGTCCAGCCAGGCCGCCGTGTCCAGCCGCATCGCCCGTGGCAGGGGGATGCGCGCCAACGACTGCTCGCCGGTCCGCAGCGAGTACGCCGTGGCGTGCTCCACCAGGTGCGGTCGGCCGCCGGTGTACTCGGGCAGCGCGGACAGAACCCGGCTGGTGGCCGCCGGGTCGACCGCCAGCGCCAGTTCCGTCACCGCGGCGGAATCCAGCCCGGACAACGAGATGACCCGCGCTCCGGGGAGATCCGGCCTCGACCATTGGGTGACGACCGTGGACAGCCGCACGGGCTCCTGGGCGACCAGGTAGCGCAGCAGCGCCCGGGTCCCGTCGTCGGCCCACTGCAGGTCCTCGATGACGAGCACCGCGGGCGACAGCGCGTCGAGCAGGTCGCGGACCGCGCGGAACAGCCGATGCCGCTGCGCCGCGGGGTCGGGCAGCGGCGGCAACGCCGCCGACAGGTGCGCGGCGAGCTCCGGCAGGTATGGCGCGAGGGCGCCGGTGACCGGGCTCGGCGTCCTCGTCGGCGGCCCGGCCTGGCGCAGCGCCTCGAACACCGCGCCATAGGGAAACACCTCGCCAGGGGGCGGCTGGCACACACCGCGCAGCACCGTGCGCGACCGCACCTGCCGGTCCGCCAGGATCTCCCGCACCAGCCGGGTCTTCCCCACCCCGGGCGGGCCGGTCACGCACACGGCCGACGGCGCCGAGAGCACGGCGCGAATCCCCGCACGGAGTTCCTCCTGCCGCCCCACAAAGGGAAGCCGCAGACCCTGCCACTCCTCGACCGCTGTCATGACCTCGAGCGTAAGCACCAACTGGGTGGGTAACGGCCCGGCGCAAAAATTGGGTACTACTACTCGTTTCACCACGGATGGTTGGGCGGGGACTGCGGGGGAGGGTGACTCGCAGGCGGCCGCCCGATCTACTCCACCCTGCTTGCGGCCGCCTCACCGTGCGGATGTCCGCGTGGTGTGGTGAATGGAGCACATCGATGGGTTTCAAACGACCAGTCCGGTTGGCGGTGATGGGCGTTCTCGCTTCGGGCGCGCTCATGGCCGCGGTGGTGCCCGCGTTCGCGGCGCCGTCCGCGCCGCCGGAGGCACAGGTGCGCGGTGCGGGGGCCCCGGGCACGGTGAAGGACAACTACATCGTTGTCCTCAAGGACGACGCCGGTCTCCGCGCGTCGGCGGCGTCGGTCGACACGACCACGCGTGACCTGGCGGCGAAGTACGGCGCCACCAGGAAGCTGACCTATACCGCGACCATCCTCGGTTTCTCGGCGACCATGCCCGAGCAGCGCGCGCGGCAGCTCGCCGCCGACCCGTTGGTCGCCTACGTCGAGCAGGACGGCATCGCCCACGGGTTCGGCGAGCAGCCGAACCCACCGTCGTACGGTCTCGACCGGATCGACCAGGAGTCGCTGCCGCTGGACAACAAGTACACCTACCCGAACGACGGCGAGGGCGCGACCGTCTACGTCGTGGACAGCGGTATCACCGGCAGCCACCCCGACTTCGGTGGGCGGGTCACCTCGGGCAAGGACTTCATCGACAACGACACCAACACGACGGACTGCCACGGGCACGGCTCGCACGTCGCGGGCACGGTCGGTGGCACCAGCCATGGCGTGGCCAAGAAGGTCAAGCTGGTCGGGGTCCGGGTGCTGGGCTGCGACAACAGCGGTGCCTGGTCGGGCATCATCGGCGGGTTCGACTGGGTGACGCAGAACGCGGGCCCCAACTCGATCCTGCAGGCCAGCCTCGGCGGGTCGACCAACACCTCGGTCGACGACGCCGCCAAGCGCGCCGTCGCCAAGGGCATCACCACCGTCCTCGCGGCGGGCAACAACGGCTCCGACGCCTGCACGTTCAGCCCGGCCCGCATCCCCGAGGCGATCACCGTCGCGGCGTCCAACGACAAGGACGTGCGGGCCACGTTCCCCAACGGCGCCATGTCGAACTACGGGACCTGTGTCGACCTCTTCGCGCCGGGCAACCTGATCACCTCCGTCAACAAGGACGGGGGAGCCAAGCAGATGAGCGGCACGTCGATGGCGGCCCCGCACGTCTCGGGCGCGGCGGCGATCTACCTGACCGCCAAGCCGGGCGGCAGCCCCGCGACGGTGGCCCAGGCGATCCTGGACGCCTCGGTGGCGGGCAAGATCACCAACATCGGCAGCGGATCCCCGAACAAGCTGCTCAACGTCACGAAACTGGGTGGCACCAACCCCGGCCCCGGCACCTGCGCGGCGCCGACCAACTCGACCACGACGGCCATCCCCGACGCGGGCGCGGCGGTCGAGTCCTCGGTGACGGTCAGCAACTGCACCGGCAACGCCTCGGCCACCACCTCGGTGAAGGTCGACATCACCCACAGCTACAGCGCGGACCTGCTGGTGGAGCTCGTCGGTCCGTCCGGCACGGCCTACACCCTGCAGCGGGCGGGTGGCGTCGGTGACGCGGGTGGCATCCACACCACCTTCTCCGTCAACGCGTCGTCGGAGACGAAGAACGGCACCTGGAAGCTGCGGGTGACCGACGTCTACCGCTACGACACCGGCTCCATCACCTCCTGGACGCTCACCCCGTGAGCCCGCGATCCACTGTGGAAGGAAAGAGCACCATGTTGAGATCCAAGCGGATCGCGCTCACGGTGGGCATGGCGCTGGCCGCCGCCAGCGTGGCCACGGTCGCCGTCGCGGCGACCAGCGGGGAGCAGAAGCGCGCGCCCCACGACCCGGGTCTGTCCTATGCGGACAACTCCCTCTCCACCTTCGACGGCGCGAGCGGCCAGTTCTACAACGGCCAGAACGCCACCGTGTCGGAGTTCCCGGCGGTTATCGCCAACCAGCGCTCTGAAGGCTCCCGCCCGATGAAGCAGTCCTGCACCGGCTCCGTGATCGGGCCGAGGCACATCCTGACGGCGGCGCACTGTCACGACCTGGCCGGCACGAAGACGTTCCTGTACGGCCTGGACGACCTCCAGGTCGGCACCGGCACCACGCTGACCACGAAGTCGTACGTGAAGCACCCCAAGTTCATCAACTGGGACCAAGGCTACGACGTCGCGGTCGTGACGACCAACGAGGACATCCCGCTGTCGCCGGACAAGTGGGCGAAGTACGCCACCTCCGCGGACGCGGGCATCTGGAAGGTCGGTGACACCGGCCGCGGTTACGGCTACGGCAAGAAGACCCACGACGACGTCCCCGCCGATGTCACGCTGGACAAGGCTGATCTTCCGATCGTCGACGGCACCAACCAGTGCCAGGGTGTGGCCGCGGGCTACAAGCTCGCGACCATGATCTGCGCCGGTTACCAGGACGGCCGCGTCACCATCCTGCCCGGCGACAGCGGCGGACCCTTCGTGGTCGGCGGCAAGATCGTCGGCCTGGCGTCGTGGAGCCGGTCGGACTTCCGCTGGTACAGCATCTACGCCCGACTCGACAACGACATGGGCGACTGGGTCAAGCAGCAGGTGGGCGACACCACGCCCGCCGAGTTCGGCGTCAGCGTCGACCCGGCCTCGCTGACGGTCGCGGCTGGAGCCAGCGGTTCCGTCGGGGTCAAGACCACTTCGGGCTCCACTGTGGAGGATGTGACCCTCTCGGCGACCGGGCTGCCGTCCGGTGTGACGGCGGACTTCCAGCCCGCCACGGTGAAGTCCGGCGACAGCGCGAAACTGTCGGTGTCCGTGGCGTCCGGCACCCCGGACGGCACGCATTCGGTGACGGTGAACGCCAAGTCGGCGTCCGGCGTGACCAAGACGTCCACGCTGTCGCTGACCATCGGCGCGGGAAGCCCAGGTGCTGACTTCGGCCTCGGGCTCAGCCCGGCGTCGGTGAAGGTGAACCCGGGCAGCACCATCTCCACCACGGTCACCAGCACGGTGGTCGGCGGCACCTCCGCCGACGTCACCCTGAGCGCCGGCGGACTCCCGTCTGGTGCGCAGGCGGTGTTCCAGCCCGCTTCGATCAAGTCCGGCACGAACGCCAAGCTGACGATCACCACCACCTCGAGCACGCCCGCGGGCAACTACTCGGTGACCGTGACCGGAACCTCCGGTTCGATCACCCGCACCGCGACGCTGGCCCTCACCGTCGGCGGCGGCGACCCACAGCCGGGTGGCCTCACCATCGCACTGTCGCCGTCTTCGGCGAGCACGTTCAAGGGCGGCGGAGCCTTCCCCTCGCTGACCATCACGGGCGCGACCACCCCGGTCACCCTGCGCGCGTCCGGCCTGCCGCCGGGCGGCACGGTCAACTTCCAGCCGGCGACGGTGAGCCCCGGCCAGCAGGCTTGGGCCCACATCGCCACGTCGTGGTCGACCCCGGCCGGGACATACCGGATCACGATCACCGGTACGGCAAGCGATGGGAAGACCGGGAGTGCGGTGTTCACGCTCACGGTGACCTAGCGGCTCCAGCAGGGAGGTAGGCGCTAGGCAGGGAACCGGGTGGGAGAAGTGCAGACTCCCACCCGGTTCCCTGCTCTGTGATGGAAGCCCGGTGGGGGAAGCACACAGACTCCCGCCGGGCTTCCTGCCGTGCGACAGAAACCGGGTGAGGGGTGTGCGGGTTCCCATCGGGTTTCTTGCTGTGGACCAAAACTGGGTGAGACCTACGGGCACACGACCCCCGGCTCGTTCTGGGAGAAGCTCTCCGCTCCCCAAACGCACGGGGCCCAACAGAACGGCCTGTTTGGGTGGTTCGCCTTGATTTGGGGTGAAATGGGCCTAAACTTCCGGCGCGGGTGGGTTTCACCTCCCCACCCTCTTTGCCCGCGCAGGCCCATTTCCGGGGTCCCCAAATCAAGGCGAACCACCCAAACAGGCACCCCCAACGCAGGCAAGAACCCCCGGCACCAAAGGCACCGGGGGTTCTGGCGAAGCGTCAGAGCATCAAACCGTCAAGCTCCAACTCTGGATCGTGCCGGTGTCATAGCGGTAGACATCCTGCACCCGCAGCTTCCAGTCACCGTTCTTCGTCTCCGAAGACAGATTGACCGTGTACGTGGCACGCACGTCATCGACGTGGTCAGCCGCGGAAGATTCCTTCAGCCGGTAAGCGGAACCGTCCGGCGCCACCAGCTCGACAACCAAGTCGCCACGGTACGAGTGGGCGACGGCGACCTCCACCTGCGCGGCGGACGACCCGCTACCCGTGCAGCCGGACACCGTGATGGTGCTGACGACCGCGCTGCCAGCGTCCGGAATGGACACATCGGTGTCGTTGGTCTGCTTGGCGCAGGTCGGGCCGGGGCCGGGGCCACCGGTGACGCCCTTGGTGTAGAGCAACTTGTTCGGCGAGCCGGTGCCCGCGTTGGTGACCTTGCCCGCGGTGGCGGAGTCGATGATCGCCTTGTTCACCTCGGCCTGGTTGGCGGTCGGGTGGCTCTGCAGGTACAGCGCCGCCGCACCGGTGACCAGTGGGGCGGAGAACGAGGTGCCCTGGTCCTGCCGGGTCGCGGTGTCGCTGCTGTACGCGGCGCCGGTGTTGCTGCCGCCGGGGGCGAACAGGTCGACGCAGGTGCCGATGTTCGAGAAGCCCGAACGGGAGTCGTTCTTCTCGGTCGAGGCCACGGTGAGGCCCTCGGTGACGCGCGCCGGGCTGTAGTTGCAGGCGGCCGCGCCGTTGTTGTTGCCCGCGGCGAAGACGTAGATGAAGCCCTTCTGGATCGAGGACCTGATCTGCTCGTCGCCGATGCCCGCCTCGTACTGGCCGAGGCTCATGTTGACCACCGCGGGCTTCTGCCCGTTCGCGTCGATCCACTCGACCGCGTCGATGACCAGGGCGTCCGGGCCGGAGTTGCTGCAGTCGAAGACCCGCAGCGCCACCAGCTTGGCCTTCTTCGCCACGCCGTAGGTCTTGCCGACGGACATGCTCGCCGTGTGCGTGCCGTGGCCGTGGCAGTCCTGGGCGACCGCGTCCTTGTCGAAGAAGTCGTATCCGTCCCTGGCCCGGCCCTCGAACTCCGAGTGGGAGACCCGGGTGCCGCTGTCCATGTTGTAGACGGTGACGCCCTCGCCGGTGGCGGTGTACTCGTACTTGGTGTTCAGCGGCAGGTCCGCCTGGTCCACCCGGTCGACGGTCCACGGCGCGTTGTCCTGGACGTCGGCGCCGCGCGCCGTCCCGGTCTCGTACACCGCCTTGACCGCCGGGTTCGCGGCCAGCCGCCTGGCCGCCCCCTCGGACAGGCCGCGCACCGAGAAGCCCTGAAGGGTCCGGCTCCAGGTGGACTGGACGGTGCCGCCGTACTGCGCCAGCAGGGACTCCGCCTTCGACTGGATCGACTCGGCACTGGCCCCGGCGGCGTCGTGCAGCCGGACGTTGTACCAGCCCTCGGCCCAGTGCTGCCGGGCCTCCACGACCTTGCCCTCCGGCGGAGCCGCGCCCGCCGCGGGCTGGAGCGCGGCCACCGCCGACGCCGCGGCCAGCGCTGCAAGCAGGGCGCGCCTGATGTTTCTGTTCATCTGGTTTGACTCCCTCGTCTGAGCGGCGAAAGCAGGGTCGTGACGTTCGGGTCGCCGCTCAAGACTTACCTTGCGGCCACAACGGACCTCGGCGCACGGGCCCGGGATTCAACGGGGGTACCCAATCAATGCGCGGCCCAGTGGATCCGTCCGCGCCGGTGGCTTCCGACCTGCCGTCACTTCCGCCGGACAGCCTCGTTGGTCGGGGTGGCGGGCGACCCCCGCCATCCGACCTCGGAGGTGCGCATGTTCCGTCGACTGACCCTCATCGCCGCCATCACCGCCGCCACAGCCGTCACCACGACCAACGGTCCCGCCACCGCTGACCCGGTCGTGCTGCCGGACATCGATGGCGGGCTGCTGTCCTGCACCCAGCTCGTTCCCCACGTGCTGTCCCTGGACAACACCCCGGTCCGCCTGGACCTGCGGATCCTGCTCGACGGCGCCTCCCAGAGCGAGGCACAGACGGCGGTGGCGGCCATGCGCCGCGCCTACGAGCCCGCGGGCATCACCGTCGCCGACTCCTACCAGGCCGTGTCGTTCACCGGTGTGGACGCGCCCGGCCTCAACCAGCAGGCCAAGGACTTCTATGGCGGCGCCAGGCCCGCGGGCATCGATGTCGTGTACACGATGACCACGAAGGACATCACCGCCGCGGGCGTCACCGGGAACAACGTGGCGGGCCTGGCCGACTGCATCGGCGGGGTGCGCTACCCCGACCGGGCCTTCGCCGTCGGCGAGGTCCACGGCGTCGGCACGCCGCTCCTGCCGATCCCGGTCAGCGACGGCACCGGCAAGATCCTGGCGCACGAGGTCGGCCACCTCCTTGGCGGACACCACCATTACTCCAGCCCCGAGGGGCTGCTCGCGTCCGACCCGAACGCGCTGACGCTGATGGGCCCGACACTGAGCCTGATCAGCCTGCGCTTCTCCACTCTCAACACCCTGATGGTCAAGGGCCACGCTCAGAGCTACGCGACTCCGTAGTGAGATCGCGCCGCCTGACCGGAAGACGCCGTCCGGTCAGGCGGCGCGGTGCTTACCGGTCGGCGTACGCGGTCGCGAGCTGTCCGACGAACGTGGCGAAGGGCATGTCGAGGTCGCCATGGAGCGCACCGGCGACCGGATCGGCGTTGTCGGCGAGGATCTCGACGATCAGGGAGGCGTAGTCGGCGCCGATCAGTCCGACGCCACCCCACAAGACGTTGGGCCCCAACGGGAGCAGCGCCATGCCGACGGTGGGGGCCGCGATCGCGCCCGCCGCCCAGCTCATGCCGGAGATGCCCGCGTGGGCGCCCTGGAGTCCCGGTGGCGCCAGGGCCGCCACGATCGTCGGCAGCGAACCGACAATGAGGATCTCCCCGGCGGTCCAGATCGCCACTGTCCACGCGAGCCCGATGCCGTCGCCGACGAAGGCGGTGATGCGAATCCCGCCGCGGCCACAAGGCTTCCGGCCGCGATCAGCGGGACCGCGAAATCGCGGATGTCCGTGCCGCGGTCGAAGAAGCGGGCTACGAACTCGCCGCGCCTGCCGTCAGCGCCGACTGTCGCGGGCGCTGACGGCAGGCGAAGGTCAAGCCGACTCGGTGGGCAGGCCCGCCGCCACCCAATCCTCGATGCCGTCGCCGTACTTGCGGACGTCGGTGTAGCCCAGCGCGGTGAGCCGTTCGGCGACCTGTCCGCTGTTGGGGCAGGCGAAGTTGGAGCAGTAGGTGACGATCGCGGCATCGCGGTCGGGCAGCACGGTGGACGCCTGTGCGTCGACGTCGGTCAGGACCAGGGCGACGGCGCCGGGCAGGTGTTGCTTGGCGTAGTACTCGCCACCCAGCGCGTCGACCAGGGTCACGGCGCCCGCGTCGATCGCGGCCTTCAGCTCGTCACGGGTGATGGATGCGGTCATGTCGCTACCTCCAGCTAATCGGACTATAGTCCGGATGTGCCTCACGACCTTAACGGACCGCAGTCCGGTTCGGCAATCCCGGTGGAACTGCTGCGCACGCCGCCGCCCAGGGAGCGCGCGGACGCCGCCCGCAACCGGGCCGTCATCCTGGACGCGGCCGCCCGGCTCTTCGCCGAGCACGGCGTCGAAGCGGTGTCCATGGACCAGGTGGCGGCGGCCGCGGGTGTCGGCAAGGGCACCCTGTTTCGCCGCTTCGGCGACAAGGCCGGACTGGCCGTCGCACTGCTGGACGCGCGCGAGCAGGTGCTCCAGGAAGCGATCCTGAGCGGACCGGCGCCGCTGGGTCCCGGTGCTCCGGCGGCCGACCGTCTCGCCGCGTTCGCCGACGCGTACCTCGACTACCTGCTCGCGCATCTGCCCCTGGTGCGGATGTCGGAGACCGCGGCGCCCGGCGCCAGGTACCGGATCGGCGCCTACCGGTTCTGGCACCGGCACGTGACGATCCTGCTCGCCGACACCGCGGACGCGGAAGACACCGCCCACGCGCTGCTCGCTTCTCTCGCCGCCGAACACATCGCCGCGCTCCTTCCCGAAATCGGCGAACAACGCATCCGTGCGGGTATCACGCGCCTATGGCGGAATGCGCTGATCGGCTAAGCAGGTTTCTTGCCGCTTTCGCATTTCCGGCTAAAAATGGCGGAAATTGTCATGACACGACAAGCGTGTTGTGCGGTTACTAGCAAACACAATGCTTGTCCGCAGACTTGAAGTACCCTACATTTCTTGGCGTACCGCCTGGTACTCAAACCCTGGATGAAACCGCATCAACGGGACCGACGGCAGTCGGGGAATTGCTATGCCCCCTATCCCGATAAAAGCGGCGCGCCGAGCTGAATCAGCCACAGGAAAGGGATAATCGTGAAACCTGTCCGATTGCCTGGGAGAATGATGGCCGCGGGAGTCGCCGCGGTAAGTGTCGCGGGGCTGATCACCGTGGGTCTGGTGGTCGGGGCGGGAAGCAGCTCCGCTGTGCCGGTCACCCTGACGCAGAACTACGACTGCGTCTTCCCGCTGATCGACAACCAGCCGATCAAGATCGTGGTCAGCTCGGAGATCCCGGCCACCGTGGCGCTCGGCGAGCCGACCGGGGCGTTCAAGATCAAGGCGCTGTCCATGGTCGGCGCGGACGCCGCCGCGGGCCTCGGCCTGGTCGGCGCCAGGTCGATCGAGGGCACGGCCGTGTCCGTCGCCGAGATCGACTCGCCCGAGCTCAAGGCGACGGTGACCGTTCCGGTGGGGATCGCCAAGCAGCCCGTGCCCAGGCCCGCGACCGACTTCACCATCGAGGCCATCGGCGAGACACCGTCGCTGAGCTTCACCAAGCCCGGCACGGCGACGGTCAGCGTCAACGACATCGCCATCACGATGATCGCCCGCAAGCTCGACGGCACGCCCATCGAGCTCCCCGGGTCCGACCCGGTCACCAAGGCGTTCAAGGCCGACTGCACGCTGAATGCGGGCGAGCCGACCAAGCTCGCCACCATCACCATCACCGACGAACAGTGGACGGGCGATCCGCCGCCGCCGCCGGTCACCCACACCCCGGTTCCGCGCCCACCGGGTGAGCCCGCGAGGCTGAGCCAGACCTACGACTGCGTGTTCCCGATGCTGGGCCATCAGCCGATCGTCGTGGACATCACCGCCGACATCCCGGCCGAGATCCCGGCCGGCCAGGACTCCGGCGAGTTCCGGATCGAAGCCGACGCCACCGTGCCCGCGTCCTCGACGCTGGGGATGAACATGTTGGGCGCCACCACGATCGAAGGCGCCGCGGTGTCCGGCAGCGAGATCAGCGCGCCGGGCTTCACCCTGCCGGTGAAGGTGCCGATCACCATCGCGAAGCAGTCGATCCCGGCGTCCGGGGAGTTCAAGATCCGCGCCAACGGTGTGACCCCGTCGCTGTCGTTCGATCAGCCGGGCGCGGGCGACATCAAGGTCAAGAGCATGAAGATGACCATGACGCCCAAGAAGGCCGACGGCACCCCGACGGCTCTGGGGACCTTCGAGGCGGCGTGTGGCCTGTACTCGGGCGAACCCACCGTCCTGACCACGTTCAGGGTCACCGGCGAGCCGTCCACCACCACACCGGTTCCGACCAGCACCACGCCACCGCCGGTCACGACCACGACCACGGAACCCCCGGTCACGACGACGACGGAGCCCCCGGTCACGACCACCACCGAACCTCCGGTCACCACGACTGAGCCTCCGGTCACGACGACCACGACGGAACCGCCGGTCACCACGACGACGGAACCGCCGGTGACGACAACAACCGAGCCCCCGGTCACGACGACCACGACGGAACCGCCGGTCACCACCACGGAACCTCCGGTCACGACGACGACCACGGAACCTCCGGTCACCACGACAGAGCCTCCGGTCACGACCACGACCACCGAGCCTCCAGTCACCACCACGACCACGGAACCCCCGGTCACCACGACGACCACGGCGTCGCCGACCACGAGCACAACCGTGCCGAC is drawn from Actinokineospora alba and contains these coding sequences:
- a CDS encoding helix-turn-helix transcriptional regulator, which encodes MVRRGGPGRRPGLAARGQTRRRPRAGRGTHRGGHRTGRARGGRGRTRRDGGGGRRRGGRRAGAVAFRARPPPRRPNRCHLRGHRPRRERGPNPAEAGRRRSRQRADRPRRRLRDPRRHPGRQPLQAAAARPRLAAHTRRWRRNGPGALSPREQDVAALLVQHRSNQEIADILFLSRRTVEQHVAGVLRKLGVKSRHDVPGSL
- a CDS encoding S8 family peptidase produces the protein MGFKRPVRLAVMGVLASGALMAAVVPAFAAPSAPPEAQVRGAGAPGTVKDNYIVVLKDDAGLRASAASVDTTTRDLAAKYGATRKLTYTATILGFSATMPEQRARQLAADPLVAYVEQDGIAHGFGEQPNPPSYGLDRIDQESLPLDNKYTYPNDGEGATVYVVDSGITGSHPDFGGRVTSGKDFIDNDTNTTDCHGHGSHVAGTVGGTSHGVAKKVKLVGVRVLGCDNSGAWSGIIGGFDWVTQNAGPNSILQASLGGSTNTSVDDAAKRAVAKGITTVLAAGNNGSDACTFSPARIPEAITVAASNDKDVRATFPNGAMSNYGTCVDLFAPGNLITSVNKDGGAKQMSGTSMAAPHVSGAAAIYLTAKPGGSPATVAQAILDASVAGKITNIGSGSPNKLLNVTKLGGTNPGPGTCAAPTNSTTTAIPDAGAAVESSVTVSNCTGNASATTSVKVDITHSYSADLLVELVGPSGTAYTLQRAGGVGDAGGIHTTFSVNASSETKNGTWKLRVTDVYRYDTGSITSWTLTP
- a CDS encoding trypsin-like serine protease, translated to MLRSKRIALTVGMALAAASVATVAVAATSGEQKRAPHDPGLSYADNSLSTFDGASGQFYNGQNATVSEFPAVIANQRSEGSRPMKQSCTGSVIGPRHILTAAHCHDLAGTKTFLYGLDDLQVGTGTTLTTKSYVKHPKFINWDQGYDVAVVTTNEDIPLSPDKWAKYATSADAGIWKVGDTGRGYGYGKKTHDDVPADVTLDKADLPIVDGTNQCQGVAAGYKLATMICAGYQDGRVTILPGDSGGPFVVGGKIVGLASWSRSDFRWYSIYARLDNDMGDWVKQQVGDTTPAEFGVSVDPASLTVAAGASGSVGVKTTSGSTVEDVTLSATGLPSGVTADFQPATVKSGDSAKLSVSVASGTPDGTHSVTVNAKSASGVTKTSTLSLTIGAGSPGADFGLGLSPASVKVNPGSTISTTVTSTVVGGTSADVTLSAGGLPSGAQAVFQPASIKSGTNAKLTITTTSSTPAGNYSVTVTGTSGSITRTATLALTVGGGDPQPGGLTIALSPSSASTFKGGGAFPSLTITGATTPVTLRASGLPPGGTVNFQPATVSPGQQAWAHIATSWSTPAGTYRITITGTASDGKTGSAVFTLTVT
- a CDS encoding S8 family serine peptidase, with the translated sequence MNRNIRRALLAALAAASAVAALQPAAGAAPPEGKVVEARQHWAEGWYNVRLHDAAGASAESIQSKAESLLAQYGGTVQSTWSRTLQGFSVRGLSEGAARRLAANPAVKAVYETGTARGADVQDNAPWTVDRVDQADLPLNTKYEYTATGEGVTVYNMDSGTRVSHSEFEGRARDGYDFFDKDAVAQDCHGHGTHTASMSVGKTYGVAKKAKLVALRVFDCSNSGPDALVIDAVEWIDANGQKPAVVNMSLGQYEAGIGDEQIRSSIQKGFIYVFAAGNNNGAAACNYSPARVTEGLTVASTEKNDSRSGFSNIGTCVDLFAPGGSNTGAAYSSDTATRQDQGTSFSAPLVTGAAALYLQSHPTANQAEVNKAIIDSATAGKVTNAGTGSPNKLLYTKGVTGGPGPGPTCAKQTNDTDVSIPDAGSAVVSTITVSGCTGSGSSAAQVEVAVAHSYRGDLVVELVAPDGSAYRLKESSAADHVDDVRATYTVNLSSETKNGDWKLRVQDVYRYDTGTIQSWSLTV
- a CDS encoding zinc-dependent metalloprotease family protein — encoded protein: MFRRLTLIAAITAATAVTTTNGPATADPVVLPDIDGGLLSCTQLVPHVLSLDNTPVRLDLRILLDGASQSEAQTAVAAMRRAYEPAGITVADSYQAVSFTGVDAPGLNQQAKDFYGGARPAGIDVVYTMTTKDITAAGVTGNNVAGLADCIGGVRYPDRAFAVGEVHGVGTPLLPIPVSDGTGKILAHEVGHLLGGHHHYSSPEGLLASDPNALTLMGPTLSLISLRFSTLNTLMVKGHAQSYATP
- a CDS encoding rhodanese-like domain-containing protein, which encodes MTASITRDELKAAIDAGAVTLVDALGGEYYAKQHLPGAVALVLTDVDAQASTVLPDRDAAIVTYCSNFACPNSGQVAERLTALGYTDVRKYGDGIEDWVAAGLPTESA